Proteins from one Streptomyces asiaticus genomic window:
- a CDS encoding ABC transporter ATP-binding protein, whose protein sequence is LFNHRLRPTFHRMQYTIDTMNRVLREQIIGVRVVRAFVREEDERRRFAHVNAELQEASLRVGRTMAVLVALMTLLMNVSGVAVVWFGGHLIDTNDMRLGALAAFLTYLAEVLGALIMLGGMVMAVPRAQVSAVRVDEVLRAEPGLRPPRRPVRPSAVRGTLELRGLGFQYPGAESPVLQGIDLQVRPGQTVAFIGSTGSGKSTLLNLIPRLVDATEGTVRIDGVDVRELDPAVLSAAVGLVPQKPHLFTGTVATNLRYGAPDATDEQLWHALDVAQAREFVERTVGGLDHPLAQAGANLSGGQRQRLVIARTLLRRPALYLFDDSFSALDGATELALRQALAREAAHRTVLLVAQRVSTVRDADQVVVLDRGRIVGSGTHSELAESNEIYQQILQSQTTIPERA, encoded by the coding sequence CTCTTCAACCATCGCCTGCGGCCGACCTTCCACCGCATGCAGTACACCATCGACACCATGAACCGAGTGCTGCGCGAGCAGATCATCGGTGTTCGTGTCGTTCGCGCTTTCGTCCGGGAAGAAGACGAGCGCCGCCGCTTCGCTCACGTCAATGCCGAGTTGCAGGAGGCATCTCTCCGCGTGGGCCGCACCATGGCCGTGCTCGTTGCGTTGATGACGCTGCTGATGAACGTGAGCGGGGTCGCCGTCGTGTGGTTCGGCGGCCACCTGATTGACACGAACGACATGCGACTGGGCGCCCTTGCCGCTTTTCTGACATATCTGGCGGAAGTCCTCGGGGCGCTGATCATGCTGGGCGGCATGGTCATGGCGGTGCCCCGGGCCCAGGTGTCCGCTGTCCGCGTCGACGAGGTCCTGCGAGCCGAGCCGGGTCTTCGCCCGCCCCGGCGCCCGGTCCGCCCTTCCGCCGTCCGCGGCACCCTCGAACTGCGCGGGCTTGGATTCCAGTACCCCGGCGCCGAGAGCCCGGTGCTGCAGGGCATCGACCTCCAGGTGCGTCCGGGACAGACCGTCGCTTTCATCGGCAGCACCGGCAGCGGCAAGAGCACCCTGCTGAACCTGATCCCGCGTCTGGTGGACGCCACAGAGGGAACGGTTCGGATCGACGGAGTCGATGTCCGTGAGCTGGACCCCGCTGTGCTCTCGGCCGCGGTCGGTCTGGTGCCGCAGAAGCCGCACCTTTTCACGGGCACCGTCGCCACGAACCTCCGATACGGTGCGCCGGACGCCACCGACGAGCAGTTGTGGCACGCACTGGATGTCGCGCAGGCCCGGGAATTCGTGGAACGAACGGTTGGAGGACTCGACCATCCTCTCGCTCAGGCCGGTGCCAATCTTTCCGGCGGCCAGCGTCAGCGGCTGGTGATCGCGCGGACGCTGCTGCGCCGTCCCGCCCTCTATCTGTTCGATGACTCCTTCTCCGCCCTCGACGGTGCCACCGAACTCGCCCTCCGGCAGGCACTGGCCCGGGAGGCAGCGCACCGCACGGTCCTCCTCGTAGCGCAACGCGTCAGCACCGTACGAGATGCCGACCAGGTCGTCGTCCTCGATCGGGGACGGATCGTCGGCAGCGGTACGCACAGCGAACTTGCCGAATCGAACGAGATCTACCAGCAGATCCTGCAGTCCCAGACGACGATTCCGGAGAGAGCGTGA